A stretch of Henckelia pumila isolate YLH828 chromosome 4, ASM3356847v2, whole genome shotgun sequence DNA encodes these proteins:
- the LOC140864393 gene encoding protein PSK SIMULATOR 1-like isoform X1, producing MGGLCSKQNPKPNPYAGRSMDGGKLYHERKQVHVDAAKVLMTPPAVKETMEKHLVVKEYPRYSVRNNASSNGDEFYDGIPRYQRSASLKSRSLRATKVSDASSGLVRVGSFGLERTLEVWGRLGSSVSLTGGFVAGTTAIKTTKLSILAFEVANTILKASTLMRSLSRRSIRQLKEMVLPAVGVQQLVSEDMDELLRIVATDKREELKVFSGEVVRFGNRCKDPQWHDLDRFFEKRSRNRTPQNQSRELAEAMMLQLMSLVQLTAELHRELLTLDRLEQDYQFQRIEEIKFNAAGRGDTDRSLTILAAELKSQRKLVKNLKKKSLWSRSMEEVMEKLVDIVLFLNQEISTAFGNTEGKTPTKGTITHQQKLGSVGLALHYANIILQIDSIAARSNSLFPNSRDALYQSLTPNFKASLRSKIHFFPIEKKLTVADIKDEMEKTLCWLAPMATNTVKAHHGFGWVGEWTNAGAVGTIDVMQMETLHHADRQKTDAHILELLLWLNYLVNQSNSRKDGGRDVMIDTLASVTPTSGRAKNSFQNDMETSNQDQEISNTRELSTQ from the exons ATGGGAGGGCTATGTTCAAAGCAGAACCCGAAGCCGAATCCTTATGCAGGCAGAAGCATGGATGGAGGAAAACTGTATCATGAGAGGAAGCAGGTGCATGTGGATGCTGCCAAGGTTCTGATGACACCACCTGCTGTGAAAGAAACCATGGAAAAACATTTAGTAGTGAAAGAATATCCAAGATATTCGGTTCGGAACAACGCAAGTAGTAATGGTGATGAGTTCTATGATGGGATTCCGCGGTACCAGAGGAGTGCATCCTTGAAATCCAGATCATTGAGAGCCACCAAG GTTTCAGATGCGAGTTCTGGTTTGGTCCGAGTCGGCAGTTTTGGACTTGAAAGGACTCTGGAAGTGTGGGGGAGACTTGGGAGCAGTGTGAGCTTAACTGGTGGATTTGTTGCAGGAACAACAGCGATCAAAACCACTAAGCTTTCGATTCTAGCTTTTGAGGTTGCTAACACGATTCTCAAAGCTTCAACTCTTATGCGATCTCTTTCGAGGCGAAGCATTCGACAACTCAAAGAGATGGTGCTTCCTGCGGTAGGTGTTCAACAGTTGGTATCTGAAGACATGGATGAACTTTTAAGGATTGTTGCCACAGACAAAAG GGAAGAGCTGAAAGTTTTCTCTGGAGAAGTGGTTCGTTTTGGGAACCGATGTAAAGATCCTCAGTGGCACGACTTGGACCGTTTCTTCGAGAA ACGCAGCAGAAACCGCACCCCTCAGAATCAATCAAGGGAACTAGCAGAAGCAATGATGCTGCAACTGATGAGCTTGGTTCAACTTACAGCT GAACTACACCGGGAGCTGCTCACGTTGGACAGGCTTGAACAAGATTATCAGTTTCAACGAATAGAGGAGATCAAATTCAATGCCGCAGGAAGAG GTGACACCGACAGAAGCCTAACCATTTTGGCAGCGGAACTGAAAAGCCAAAGGAAGTTAGTGAAAAACTTAAAAAAGAAATCACTGTGGTCCAGAAGCATGGAAGAG GTTATGGAGAAGCTAGTAGATATCGTGCTATTTTTAAATCAAGAAATAAGCACTGCCTTTGGCAACACAG AAGGCAAAACACCAACAAAAGGAACCATTACTCATCAGCAAAAGTTAGGATCTGTGGGACTCGCATTACATTATGCTAATATCATTCTCCAAATTGACTCAATT GCAGCACGTTCAAATTCCTTGTTTCCAAACTCAAGAGATGCATTGTATCAGAGCTTGACACCGAACTTCAAAGCTTCTTTACGATCCAAAATACATTTTTTCCCCATTGAGAAGAAG CTCACTGTGGCAGACATCAAGGACGAGATGGAAAAGACGTTGTGTTGGCTTGCTCCTATGGCCACAAACACAGTCAA AGCTCATCACGGATTTGGTTGGGTCGGAGAGTGGACAAACGCCGG GGCAGTTGGAACAATTGATGTTATGCAAATGGAGACGCTCCACCACGCGGACAGGCAAAAGACAGATGCTCATATTCTTGAGCTCTTGTTGTGGCTCAACTATTTGGTAAACCAGTCCAACTCTAGAAAAGATGGAGGCCGCGATGTCATGATCGATACTTTAGCAAGTGTCACGCCAACTTCGGGCCGAGCCAAGAACAGTTTTCAGAATGATATGGAAACCAGCAACCAAGATCAAGAAATCAGTAATACAAGGGAATTGAGTACTCAATAA
- the LOC140864393 gene encoding protein PSK SIMULATOR 1-like isoform X2, translating into MGGLCSKQNPKPNPYAGRSMDGGKLYHERKQVHVDAAKVLMTPPAVKETMEKHLVVKEYPRYSVRNNASSNGDEFYDGIPRYQRSASLKSRSLRATKVSDASSGLVRVGSFGLERTLEVWGRLGSSVSLTGGFVAGTTAIKTTKLSILAFEVANTILKASTLMRSLSRRSIRQLKEMVLPAVGVQQLVSEDMDELLRIVATDKREELKVFSGEVVRFGNRCKDPQWHDLDRFFEKRSRNRTPQNQSRELAEAMMLQLMSLVQLTAELHRELLTLDRLEQDYQFQRIEEIKFNAAGRGDTDRSLTILAAELKSQRKLVKNLKKKSLWSRSMEEVMEKLVDIVLFLNQEISTAFGNTEGKTPTKGTITHQQKLGSVGLALHYANIILQIDSIAARSNSLFPNSRDALYQSLTPNFKASLRSKIHFFPIEKKLTVADIKDEMEKTLCWLAPMATNTVKAHHGFGWVGEWTNAGWNN; encoded by the exons ATGGGAGGGCTATGTTCAAAGCAGAACCCGAAGCCGAATCCTTATGCAGGCAGAAGCATGGATGGAGGAAAACTGTATCATGAGAGGAAGCAGGTGCATGTGGATGCTGCCAAGGTTCTGATGACACCACCTGCTGTGAAAGAAACCATGGAAAAACATTTAGTAGTGAAAGAATATCCAAGATATTCGGTTCGGAACAACGCAAGTAGTAATGGTGATGAGTTCTATGATGGGATTCCGCGGTACCAGAGGAGTGCATCCTTGAAATCCAGATCATTGAGAGCCACCAAG GTTTCAGATGCGAGTTCTGGTTTGGTCCGAGTCGGCAGTTTTGGACTTGAAAGGACTCTGGAAGTGTGGGGGAGACTTGGGAGCAGTGTGAGCTTAACTGGTGGATTTGTTGCAGGAACAACAGCGATCAAAACCACTAAGCTTTCGATTCTAGCTTTTGAGGTTGCTAACACGATTCTCAAAGCTTCAACTCTTATGCGATCTCTTTCGAGGCGAAGCATTCGACAACTCAAAGAGATGGTGCTTCCTGCGGTAGGTGTTCAACAGTTGGTATCTGAAGACATGGATGAACTTTTAAGGATTGTTGCCACAGACAAAAG GGAAGAGCTGAAAGTTTTCTCTGGAGAAGTGGTTCGTTTTGGGAACCGATGTAAAGATCCTCAGTGGCACGACTTGGACCGTTTCTTCGAGAA ACGCAGCAGAAACCGCACCCCTCAGAATCAATCAAGGGAACTAGCAGAAGCAATGATGCTGCAACTGATGAGCTTGGTTCAACTTACAGCT GAACTACACCGGGAGCTGCTCACGTTGGACAGGCTTGAACAAGATTATCAGTTTCAACGAATAGAGGAGATCAAATTCAATGCCGCAGGAAGAG GTGACACCGACAGAAGCCTAACCATTTTGGCAGCGGAACTGAAAAGCCAAAGGAAGTTAGTGAAAAACTTAAAAAAGAAATCACTGTGGTCCAGAAGCATGGAAGAG GTTATGGAGAAGCTAGTAGATATCGTGCTATTTTTAAATCAAGAAATAAGCACTGCCTTTGGCAACACAG AAGGCAAAACACCAACAAAAGGAACCATTACTCATCAGCAAAAGTTAGGATCTGTGGGACTCGCATTACATTATGCTAATATCATTCTCCAAATTGACTCAATT GCAGCACGTTCAAATTCCTTGTTTCCAAACTCAAGAGATGCATTGTATCAGAGCTTGACACCGAACTTCAAAGCTTCTTTACGATCCAAAATACATTTTTTCCCCATTGAGAAGAAG CTCACTGTGGCAGACATCAAGGACGAGATGGAAAAGACGTTGTGTTGGCTTGCTCCTATGGCCACAAACACAGTCAA AGCTCATCACGGATTTGGTTGGGTCGGAGAGTGGACAAACGCCGG TTGGAACAATTGA
- the LOC140863736 gene encoding DNA topoisomerase 3-alpha isoform X2 gives MRALNVAEKPSVAKAVAGILSKNPASGGLRVRDGRSRFNRIFEFNYSIQNQQFQMAFTSVTGHLMEIEFDERYRKWHSCDPVDLYHAPVRKHVPQDKSDIQKTLEEEARKCQWLILWLDCDREGENIAFEVVEVCTRANRNLNIWRARFSALIDRDIHYAVQHLVRPNKLFADAVDVRQEIDLRIGASFTRFQTMLLKDAFVLDVSTEDRNLILSYGPCQFPTLGFVVERFWEIQSHEPEEFWTINCTHNSDEGTATFSWMRGHLFDYTCATILYELCVLEPTATVINVRQQEKLKYPPHPLSTIELEKRASRYFRMSSEQTMKVAEDLYQAGFISYPRTETDGFSERTDLRTMVQEQQHHPVWGSYAQRLLDAEAGLWRNPNGGGHDDKAHPPIHPTKFSAGEAGWSQDHHKVYELVVRHFLACVSKPAVGAETVVEIDIAGEQFSASGRVILERNYLDVYRFETWGGSMIPTYTFGQQAGIGTDATMHDHIKKLLDRFYATKDSSTRFSPTNLGEALVMGYDDMGYELWKPNLRSMMESDMKAVSMGTKRKAEVLETCLQQMKACFVDARSNKGKLFDAMEVFFERSNRSNNNEQQTTGDIVRRCGLCQESDMVLRKKPDGNFMVGCLGYPQCRNVVWLPGSVSEAIVTPNVCSTCNPGPVYMIQFKFRRLEIPPNYSVDHLGCIGGCDNTLKQLVEICGTGSRNNSSVPGRGQGNASSSSNAPQSNSRGQGAWQTAHSSGSFPSQPSRGRNQEAVERNGESSIPCTSCGAPCNLLTATTSANRGRKFYSCRAQGCNFFVWEDDANAGGSVARESNSRSASNPSRRGGRGRGRRGGRQGNDVAFVSATGEPISGRCFVCGDPSHFANACPSRGR, from the exons ATGCGGGCGCTGAACGTGGCGGAGAAGCCGTCGGTGGCTAAGGCGGTGGCGGGAATACTCTCCAAGAACCCAGCCAGCGGCGGACTGAGGGTGAGAGACGGACGGTCGAGATTCAACAGGATCTTCGAGTTTAATTACTCCATTCAAAATCAACAATTCCAAATGGCATTCACGTCAGTCACCGGCCATCTCATGGAGATTGAATTCGACGAACGATATCGGAAATGGCATTCCTGCGACCCCGTCGATCTCTACCATGCCCCTGTCAGGAAACATGTCCCCCAG GATAAGTCAGACATCCAAAAGACACTGGAGGAAGAAGCTAGAAAATGTCAATGGCTTATCTTGTGGCTTGATTGTGATAGAGAAGGTGAAAATATAGCATTTGAGGTTGTAGAAGTCTGTACACGAGCAAATCGTAATCTCAACATCTGGAGAGCTCGTTTCTCTGCCTTAATCGATAG GGATATTCATTATGCGGTGCAGCACCTTGTTCGGCCTAATAAGTTGTTTGCTGATGCTGTAGATGTTCGACAA GAAATAGATCTGCGGATCGGTGCTTCTTTCACCCGGTTTCAAACAATGCTCTTGAAAGATGCATTTGTCCTTGATGTTTCAACAGAAGACAGAAATCTTATTCTAAGTTATGGTCCTTGCCAG TTCCCTACCTTGGGTTTTGTTGTGGAGAGGTTCTGGGAAATTCAATCACATGAACCTGAAGAGTTCTGGACTATTAACTGTACTCACAATTCAGATGAAGGCACTGCTACATTTAGTTGGAT GCGGGGGCATTTGTTTGATTACACTTGTGCAACAATCTTATATGAGTTGTGTGTCTTAGAACCCACTGCAACT GTAATAAATGTTAGGCAGCAGGAAAAGCTGAAATATCCTCCTCATCCTTTGAGTACCATTGAGCTTGAGAAGCGTGCATCACGGTACTTTAGAATGAGTTCAGAGCAGACTATGAAG GTGGCAGAAGATTTGTATCAAGCTGGTTTTATCAGTTATCCTCGCACAGAAACTGACGGCTTCTCAGAGAGAACCGATCTCCGT ACAATGGTACAAGAGCAGCAACATCACCCAGTATGGGGATCATATGCCCAGCGCTTGCTAGATGCTGAAGCAGGTCTTTGGAGGAATCCTAATGGTGGTGGACATGATGACAAGGCCCACCCTCCCATCCACCCAACAAAATTTTCAGCTGGAGAAGCTGGATGGAGTCAGGATCACCAT AAAGTGTACGAATTGGTTGTTCGCCATTTTCTGGCATGTGTTTCCAAACCAGCCGTAGGAGCTGAAACTGTAGTTGAAATTGATATTGCCGGTGAACAATTTTCTGCTTCGGGGAGGGTGATACTTGAG AGAAATTACTTGGATGTATATCGATTTGAAACATGGGGTGGTTCTATGATCCCTACATATACCTTTGGACAACAG GCAGGCATTGGGACAGATGCAACAATGCATGATCACATAAAAAAGCTTCTTGATAGATTCTACGCCACCAAAGATTCAAGCACTCGTTTCTCACCTACAAATCTT GGTGAAGCACTTGTAATGGGATATGATGATATGGG CTATGAATTATGGAAACCAAATTTGCGGTCAATGATGGAGAGTGATATGAAAGCAGTTAGCATGGGTACAAAGAGAAAAGCTGAAGTCCTGGAAACTTGCCTACAGCAGATGAAAGCTTGTTTTGTGGAT GCTAGATCAAACAAAGGAAAACTCTTTGATGCTATGGAAGTTTTCTTTGAGAG GTCAAACAGATCTAACAACAATGAGCAACAAACAACTGGGGACATTGTTAGGCGATGTGGTCTCTGCCAGGAATCAGACATGGTGCTCAGAAAAAAACCG GATGGAAATTTCATGGTTGGTTGCTTGGGCTACCCCCAA TGCAGGAATGTTGTTTGGCTTCCAGGATCTGTTTCAGAAGCAATTGTTACCCCCAACGTTTGCAGTACTTGCAATCCAG GACCTGTTTATATGATCCAATTTAAATTCCGTCGGCTGGAAATTCCACCAAACTACAGTGTTGATCATTTGG GTTGCATTGGTGGTTGTGACAATACCCTAAAACAGCTAGTGGAAATTTGTGGAACTGGTTCTCGCAATAACTCTAGTGTTCCTG GAAGGGGACAAGGGAATGCATCATCATCCAGCAATGCTCCGCAGAGTAATTCCAGAGGCCAGGGTGCTTGGCAGACCGCACATTCATCTGGCTCATTTCCTTCTCAGCCCTCACGAGGCCGGAATCAAGAAGCTGTTGAACGAAATG GAGAATCTTCAATTCCTTGTACCTCTTGTGGCGCACCTTGTAATCTGCTGACTGCAACCACTTCAGCTAATAGGGGGAGGAAGTTCTATTCATGTCGAGCCCAGGGTTGCAACTTCTTCGT TTGGGAAGATGACGCCAATGCTGGTGGTTCAGTTGCCCGCGAAAGCAATAGCAGGTCAGCATCTAATCCCAGCAGGAGAGGTGGTCGTGGCAGGGGTAGACGAGGTGGAAGACAAGGCAATGATGTAGCATTCGTTTCTGCAACTGGTGAGCCTATATCGGGTAGATGTTTTGTATGTGGTGATCCATCACACTTTGCAAACGCATGTCCAAGTCGTGGCAGGTAA
- the LOC140863736 gene encoding DNA topoisomerase 3-alpha isoform X1 — protein sequence MRALNVAEKPSVAKAVAGILSKNPASGGLRVRDGRSRFNRIFEFNYSIQNQQFQMAFTSVTGHLMEIEFDERYRKWHSCDPVDLYHAPVRKHVPQDKSDIQKTLEEEARKCQWLILWLDCDREGENIAFEVVEVCTRANRNLNIWRARFSALIDRDIHYAVQHLVRPNKLFADAVDVRQEIDLRIGASFTRFQTMLLKDAFVLDVSTEDRNLILSYGPCQFPTLGFVVERFWEIQSHEPEEFWTINCTHNSDEGTATFSWMRGHLFDYTCATILYELCVLEPTATVINVRQQEKLKYPPHPLSTIELEKRASRYFRMSSEQTMKVAEDLYQAGFISYPRTETDGFSERTDLRTMVQEQQHHPVWGSYAQRLLDAEAGLWRNPNGGGHDDKAHPPIHPTKFSAGEAGWSQDHHKVYELVVRHFLACVSKPAVGAETVVEIDIAGEQFSASGRVILERNYLDVYRFETWGGSMIPTYTFGQQFTPTALTLDSGVTRPPPLLSEADLLSCMDKAGIGTDATMHDHIKKLLDRFYATKDSSTRFSPTNLGEALVMGYDDMGYELWKPNLRSMMESDMKAVSMGTKRKAEVLETCLQQMKACFVDARSNKGKLFDAMEVFFERSNRSNNNEQQTTGDIVRRCGLCQESDMVLRKKPDGNFMVGCLGYPQCRNVVWLPGSVSEAIVTPNVCSTCNPGPVYMIQFKFRRLEIPPNYSVDHLGCIGGCDNTLKQLVEICGTGSRNNSSVPGRGQGNASSSSNAPQSNSRGQGAWQTAHSSGSFPSQPSRGRNQEAVERNGESSIPCTSCGAPCNLLTATTSANRGRKFYSCRAQGCNFFVWEDDANAGGSVARESNSRSASNPSRRGGRGRGRRGGRQGNDVAFVSATGEPISGRCFVCGDPSHFANACPSRGR from the exons ATGCGGGCGCTGAACGTGGCGGAGAAGCCGTCGGTGGCTAAGGCGGTGGCGGGAATACTCTCCAAGAACCCAGCCAGCGGCGGACTGAGGGTGAGAGACGGACGGTCGAGATTCAACAGGATCTTCGAGTTTAATTACTCCATTCAAAATCAACAATTCCAAATGGCATTCACGTCAGTCACCGGCCATCTCATGGAGATTGAATTCGACGAACGATATCGGAAATGGCATTCCTGCGACCCCGTCGATCTCTACCATGCCCCTGTCAGGAAACATGTCCCCCAG GATAAGTCAGACATCCAAAAGACACTGGAGGAAGAAGCTAGAAAATGTCAATGGCTTATCTTGTGGCTTGATTGTGATAGAGAAGGTGAAAATATAGCATTTGAGGTTGTAGAAGTCTGTACACGAGCAAATCGTAATCTCAACATCTGGAGAGCTCGTTTCTCTGCCTTAATCGATAG GGATATTCATTATGCGGTGCAGCACCTTGTTCGGCCTAATAAGTTGTTTGCTGATGCTGTAGATGTTCGACAA GAAATAGATCTGCGGATCGGTGCTTCTTTCACCCGGTTTCAAACAATGCTCTTGAAAGATGCATTTGTCCTTGATGTTTCAACAGAAGACAGAAATCTTATTCTAAGTTATGGTCCTTGCCAG TTCCCTACCTTGGGTTTTGTTGTGGAGAGGTTCTGGGAAATTCAATCACATGAACCTGAAGAGTTCTGGACTATTAACTGTACTCACAATTCAGATGAAGGCACTGCTACATTTAGTTGGAT GCGGGGGCATTTGTTTGATTACACTTGTGCAACAATCTTATATGAGTTGTGTGTCTTAGAACCCACTGCAACT GTAATAAATGTTAGGCAGCAGGAAAAGCTGAAATATCCTCCTCATCCTTTGAGTACCATTGAGCTTGAGAAGCGTGCATCACGGTACTTTAGAATGAGTTCAGAGCAGACTATGAAG GTGGCAGAAGATTTGTATCAAGCTGGTTTTATCAGTTATCCTCGCACAGAAACTGACGGCTTCTCAGAGAGAACCGATCTCCGT ACAATGGTACAAGAGCAGCAACATCACCCAGTATGGGGATCATATGCCCAGCGCTTGCTAGATGCTGAAGCAGGTCTTTGGAGGAATCCTAATGGTGGTGGACATGATGACAAGGCCCACCCTCCCATCCACCCAACAAAATTTTCAGCTGGAGAAGCTGGATGGAGTCAGGATCACCAT AAAGTGTACGAATTGGTTGTTCGCCATTTTCTGGCATGTGTTTCCAAACCAGCCGTAGGAGCTGAAACTGTAGTTGAAATTGATATTGCCGGTGAACAATTTTCTGCTTCGGGGAGGGTGATACTTGAG AGAAATTACTTGGATGTATATCGATTTGAAACATGGGGTGGTTCTATGATCCCTACATATACCTTTGGACAACAG TTTACTCCTACTGCATTGACACTTGATTCAGGAGTTACCAGACCTCCACCGCTTCTAAGCGAAGCTGATTTACTAAGTTGTATGGACAAg GCAGGCATTGGGACAGATGCAACAATGCATGATCACATAAAAAAGCTTCTTGATAGATTCTACGCCACCAAAGATTCAAGCACTCGTTTCTCACCTACAAATCTT GGTGAAGCACTTGTAATGGGATATGATGATATGGG CTATGAATTATGGAAACCAAATTTGCGGTCAATGATGGAGAGTGATATGAAAGCAGTTAGCATGGGTACAAAGAGAAAAGCTGAAGTCCTGGAAACTTGCCTACAGCAGATGAAAGCTTGTTTTGTGGAT GCTAGATCAAACAAAGGAAAACTCTTTGATGCTATGGAAGTTTTCTTTGAGAG GTCAAACAGATCTAACAACAATGAGCAACAAACAACTGGGGACATTGTTAGGCGATGTGGTCTCTGCCAGGAATCAGACATGGTGCTCAGAAAAAAACCG GATGGAAATTTCATGGTTGGTTGCTTGGGCTACCCCCAA TGCAGGAATGTTGTTTGGCTTCCAGGATCTGTTTCAGAAGCAATTGTTACCCCCAACGTTTGCAGTACTTGCAATCCAG GACCTGTTTATATGATCCAATTTAAATTCCGTCGGCTGGAAATTCCACCAAACTACAGTGTTGATCATTTGG GTTGCATTGGTGGTTGTGACAATACCCTAAAACAGCTAGTGGAAATTTGTGGAACTGGTTCTCGCAATAACTCTAGTGTTCCTG GAAGGGGACAAGGGAATGCATCATCATCCAGCAATGCTCCGCAGAGTAATTCCAGAGGCCAGGGTGCTTGGCAGACCGCACATTCATCTGGCTCATTTCCTTCTCAGCCCTCACGAGGCCGGAATCAAGAAGCTGTTGAACGAAATG GAGAATCTTCAATTCCTTGTACCTCTTGTGGCGCACCTTGTAATCTGCTGACTGCAACCACTTCAGCTAATAGGGGGAGGAAGTTCTATTCATGTCGAGCCCAGGGTTGCAACTTCTTCGT TTGGGAAGATGACGCCAATGCTGGTGGTTCAGTTGCCCGCGAAAGCAATAGCAGGTCAGCATCTAATCCCAGCAGGAGAGGTGGTCGTGGCAGGGGTAGACGAGGTGGAAGACAAGGCAATGATGTAGCATTCGTTTCTGCAACTGGTGAGCCTATATCGGGTAGATGTTTTGTATGTGGTGATCCATCACACTTTGCAAACGCATGTCCAAGTCGTGGCAGGTAA
- the LOC140860813 gene encoding pentatricopeptide repeat-containing protein At2g36730, with protein MVRATISTANIFHPPKPFNYTSDSLILQRFIALLNSCSSEKEFFKIRAQFLISGLQHNSDITARIIQFCTSNSFRTNRSVHLINHAQFTLYSSGILEHSAWNNVIRAFVTSNRGSEREAIWVFVEMRRLGIRPNEHTFPFLFKGCSSFLGLNEGRQIHGDVMKHGYVYNVYVQNTLIHFYGSCKKVLDSYKVFDEMLYRTVVSWNSMILACIESSWFYDSIEVFIKMTDGGIEQDQTTMVVVLSAIAELGNLSMGKWIHSRVISRCIMINCQLGTALVDMYGKSGDVNYARLVFDRMVYRNVWTWSSMIIGFAQHGYAKCALELFTEMSNCSVKPNHVTFLGVLCACSHAGLVEDGKCYFHEMENMHGIKPTMVHFGAMVDVLGRAGLLKEAYNFIMQMPVEADSIVWRTLLSACNIHDTNDYSGVGVKVRNILIELEPKRSGNLVMVANNYAEAGLWQEAENLRTRMRDRGLKKMAGESCVEVGGFNYRFVSGDYSCIACEEICLLLTRLNLHVKMINLSEYSLINEF; from the coding sequence ATGGTTAGAGCAACGATCTCAACGGCCAATATATTTCACCCGCCGAAGCCGTTCAACTACACTTCAGATTCTTTAATATTGCAAAGATTCATTGCTCTCCTCAACTCTTGCTCTTCTGAGAAGGAATTCTTCAAGATTCGAGCCCAGTTCTTGATCTCTGGGCTCCAACATAATTCTGATATAACCGCGAGAATCATACAATTCTGTACTTCCAATTCGTTCAGGACAAATCGTTCAGTTCACTTAATCAATCATGCCCAGTTCACTTTATACTCATCAGGAATATTGGAACACTCTGCATGGAACAATGTGATAAGGGCCTTCGTCACTTCGAATCGTGGTTCAGAAAGAGAGGCCATATGGGTTTTTGTTGAAATGCGGCGCTTGGGGATTAGACCCAATGAGCATACTTTCCCTTTTCTGTTCAAGGGGTGCTCTTCGTTCTTGGGATTAAACGAGGGGCGACAGATTCACGGGGATGTGATGAAGCATGGATACGTTTACAATGTGTATGTACAGAATACTCTGATTCATTTTTATGGGTCGTGTAAGAAGGTTTTAGATtcatacaaagtgtttgatgaAATGTTATATAGAACTGTCGTGTCCTGGAACTCGATGATCTTGGCCTGCATAGAGAGTTCGTGGTTTTATGATTCGATTGAGGTTTTCATTAAGATGACGGATGGCGGGATTGAGCAAGATCAGACTACCATGGTGGTGGTGCTCTCAGCCATTGCAGAGCTTGGTAACTTGAGTATGGGAAAATGGATCCATTCCCGAGTAATCTCAAGATGTATTATGATAAACTGTCAACTAGGTACCGCTCTTGTCGACATGTATGGGAAGTCTGGAGATGTTAACTATGCAAGATTAGTGTTTGATAGGATGGTATATCGAAATGTGTGGACTTGGAGTTCAATGATTATTGGGTTTGCACAGCATGGCTATGCGAAATGTGCCCTCGAACTTTTCACAGAGATGAGTAACTGTTCAGTCAAGCCTAATCATGTAACCTTTCTTGGGGTTCTTTGTGCTTGCAGTCACGCTGGACTTGTGGAAGATGGAAAATGCTATTTTCACGAGATGGAGAATATGCATGGGATCAAGCCGACAATGGTACATTTTGGTGCCATGGTTGATGTCTTAGGCCGTGCCGGTCTTCTTAAAGAAGCATACAATTTTATAATGCAGATGCCCGTTGAGGCTGATAGCATCGTGTGGAGAACATTGCTCAGTGCTTGCAATATTCATGACACAAATGACTATAGTGGGGTGGGTGTGAAGGTTAGAAATATACTAATTGAATTGGAACCGAAGAGGAGCGGAAATTTAGTAATGGTGGCAAATAATTATGCCGAAGCGGGGCTGTGGCAGGAAGCGGAGAATTTGAGAACTAGAATGAGAGACAGAGGTTTAAAGAAGATGGCCGGAGAGAGTTGTGTTGAAGTAGGTGGATTTAACTACAGATTCGTTTCTGGAGATTATTCTTGTATTGCTTGTGAGGAAATTTGTTTGttattgactagattaaatctGCATGTGAAAATGATAAATTTGAGTGAATATTCATTAATCAATGaattttga